Proteins encoded in a region of the Planktothrix sp. FACHB-1365 genome:
- a CDS encoding DUF29 domain-containing protein, which produces MTTIQLMTIKSLYEQDFYEWLQTNISLLKEGNFADIDLENILEELESMGRSEKNALKSNLRILLMHLLKYKYQPEKRTNSWRYTITEHRIRLGDTFKTSPSLYRFFEEIFNESYQNARKLASDETGLSINEFPPESPFTLEEVLNPDFLPSDKN; this is translated from the coding sequence ATGACAACGATTCAATTAATGACAATAAAGTCCCTTTATGAACAGGATTTTTATGAGTGGCTACAAACCAATATAAGTTTATTAAAAGAGGGGAATTTTGCAGATATAGATTTAGAAAATATCCTAGAGGAACTGGAAAGTATGGGGAGAAGCGAAAAAAATGCTTTAAAAAGTAATCTGAGAATACTTCTCATGCACTTACTCAAGTATAAATATCAGCCAGAGAAACGAACAAATAGTTGGCGTTACACCATTACAGAACATCGGATACGCCTCGGAGATACTTTCAAAACCAGTCCGAGTTTATATCGTTTTTTTGAAGAGATTTTTAATGAATCTTATCAAAATGCACGAAAATTAGCCTCCGATGAAACAGGTTTATCAATTAATGAATTTCCCCCAGAGTCTCCCTTTACTTTAGAAGAAGTTCTTAACCCTGATTTTTTACCCTCTGATAAGAATTGA
- a CDS encoding Uma2 family endonuclease, giving the protein MIANQHETYISPEDYLAREETSPIKHEYIDGQVYAMAGASDAHVTICLNLASALRNHVRGRGCRVYMSDMKAQIDTANIYYYPDILVTCDITDRELTNYKKYPCLIVEVLSPKTEAFDRGDKFADYQQLETLQEYILINQKRQRVDCFRRNSEGFWVLQFYHPGSEIHLTSIDFRTPIETLYEDVMFEDNTVQ; this is encoded by the coding sequence ATGATTGCTAATCAACACGAAACTTATATTTCTCCAGAAGATTATCTAGCAAGGGAAGAAACCAGCCCTATCAAACACGAATATATTGACGGACAAGTTTATGCAATGGCAGGAGCAAGTGATGCCCATGTTACCATTTGCTTAAACTTAGCTTCAGCCTTAAGAAATCATGTTCGAGGGCGGGGTTGTCGTGTCTATATGTCCGATATGAAAGCCCAAATCGATACAGCTAATATTTATTATTATCCTGATATTTTAGTGACTTGTGATATCACAGATCGAGAATTAACAAATTATAAAAAATATCCTTGTTTAATTGTTGAAGTTTTATCCCCAAAAACAGAAGCCTTTGATCGAGGTGACAAGTTTGCTGACTATCAACAATTAGAAACGTTGCAAGAATATATTTTAATTAACCAAAAACGTCAGCGTGTAGACTGTTTTCGTCGAAATAGTGAGGGTTTTTGGGTTTTGCAATTTTACCATCCAGGGAGTGAAATTCATCTAACAAGTATTGATTTCCGTACTCCTATTGAGACTTTATATGAGGATGTCATGTTTGAAGATAATACTGTTCAATAA
- the bchE gene encoding magnesium-protoporphyrin IX monomethyl ester anaerobic oxidative cyclase, with protein sequence MRIMLIQPNYHSGGAEIAGNWPASWAPYVGGALKTAGFTDIEFVDAMSNFIEDDELAKILQDRQPDVVLATAITPMIYKSQSTLKLVKQICPNAKAIMGGVHPTYMYREVLSEAPWVDYIIRGEGEEITVNLLRAIANGTDKIDRQTILGIAFLDEGRVVATPAHPPIKDLNTLTPDWSLLDWDKYIYTPLNTRVAVPNYSRGCPFRCRFCCQWKFWRKYRSRSPKHFVDEIETLVKDHKIGFFILADEEPTINKSRFVALCNELIDRNLGVHWGINTRVTDIFRDEQELPLYRKAGLVHVSLGTEAAAQLNLNLFRKETTIADNKRAVQLLRENGILAEVQFIMGLPNETPETILESYRMARDWKADMTNWNMYTPWPFSELFQDLADKVEIRDYSHYNFVTPIIKPDNMTREEVLKGVLQNYARFYSWKFLEYWFEKDPFKRRYLLGCLWAFVKTTFNKRFYNLSRVKQKGLHTEVEFGFDESKILSAEQMAQFKQHTPADIDSIGTISACGAPNDLSECDSYTKIQQKHDIIQVAVIEDEEETRLNLRKNLRSQPGIEVASEATNAETGLVLLESIDVDVAVVDSTLPDMNLVKFIRMARKVQGNSYVIPSKILVLVTPDQESILSEALEAGANGFCLKDAPIQKLANAVQTLYHQGSYQDPAITPLMLTPITPG encoded by the coding sequence ATGCGGATCATGTTGATTCAGCCGAATTATCACTCTGGCGGGGCTGAAATTGCCGGAAATTGGCCTGCGAGTTGGGCTCCTTATGTGGGGGGTGCGTTGAAAACCGCAGGGTTTACCGACATCGAATTTGTCGATGCGATGAGTAACTTTATTGAAGATGACGAATTAGCGAAAATTTTGCAAGATCGTCAACCGGATGTGGTCTTAGCAACGGCCATTACTCCGATGATTTATAAGTCTCAAAGTACCCTGAAATTAGTTAAACAAATTTGCCCGAATGCGAAGGCAATTATGGGCGGTGTTCACCCCACTTATATGTATCGGGAAGTGTTGAGTGAAGCGCCTTGGGTGGATTATATTATTCGGGGAGAAGGGGAAGAAATAACGGTTAATTTATTAAGAGCGATCGCCAACGGAACTGATAAAATAGACCGTCAAACTATCTTAGGAATTGCCTTTTTAGATGAAGGGAGAGTAGTCGCTACTCCGGCCCATCCTCCAATTAAAGATTTAAACACTTTAACCCCAGATTGGAGTTTATTAGATTGGGATAAATATATTTATACTCCTCTCAATACGAGAGTTGCGGTTCCCAATTATTCCAGAGGTTGTCCCTTCCGGTGTCGGTTTTGTTGTCAATGGAAATTCTGGCGCAAATATCGCTCTCGGTCGCCGAAACATTTTGTGGATGAAATTGAAACCTTAGTCAAAGATCATAAGATTGGATTTTTCATTTTAGCCGATGAAGAACCCACAATTAATAAATCTCGATTTGTGGCATTATGCAATGAATTAATTGATCGCAATTTAGGGGTACATTGGGGAATTAATACGCGGGTTACGGATATTTTCAGAGATGAACAAGAACTCCCGTTATATCGCAAAGCGGGATTAGTTCATGTGTCATTAGGAACGGAAGCTGCGGCTCAATTAAACCTGAATTTGTTCCGTAAAGAAACGACAATTGCGGATAATAAAAGAGCCGTTCAATTGTTGCGAGAAAATGGGATTTTGGCGGAAGTTCAGTTTATTATGGGATTACCCAATGAAACCCCAGAAACCATTTTAGAATCCTATCGCATGGCGCGAGATTGGAAAGCGGATATGACCAATTGGAATATGTATACTCCTTGGCCGTTTTCTGAACTGTTCCAAGATTTAGCAGATAAAGTGGAAATTCGGGATTATTCTCATTATAATTTCGTCACTCCTATTATCAAACCCGATAATATGACGCGGGAAGAAGTTCTCAAAGGTGTGCTGCAAAATTATGCCCGGTTTTACTCTTGGAAGTTTCTGGAATATTGGTTTGAAAAAGATCCGTTTAAACGCCGTTATTTACTCGGTTGTCTTTGGGCATTTGTAAAAACAACGTTTAATAAACGCTTCTATAATTTAAGCCGAGTTAAACAAAAAGGATTGCATACTGAGGTTGAATTTGGCTTTGATGAATCTAAGATTTTAAGTGCTGAACAGATGGCACAATTTAAACAGCATACTCCCGCAGATATAGACTCTATCGGCACAATTTCAGCCTGTGGTGCTCCCAATGATTTATCTGAATGTGACAGCTATACGAAAATTCAACAAAAACATGATATAATTCAAGTAGCTGTGATTGAAGATGAAGAGGAAACCCGTCTGAACCTACGGAAAAATTTGCGATCGCAACCCGGAATAGAAGTCGCTAGTGAAGCCACAAATGCTGAAACAGGCTTGGTTTTACTCGAATCGATTGATGTTGATGTTGCGGTGGTTGATAGCACTCTACCGGATATGAATTTGGTCAAGTTTATTCGCATGGCGCGAAAAGTTCAAGGAAATTCCTATGTAATTCCCTCCAAAATTTTAGTTTTGGTAACGCCTGACCAAGAATCAATTCTATCAGAGGCGTTAGAAGCAGGGGCAAATGGCTTTTGTTTGAAAGATGCACCCATTCAAAAACTCGCCAATGCGGTGCAAACACTTTATCATCAAGGGAGTTATCAAGACCCAGCTATTACCCCTTTGATGTTAACTCCCATAACCCCAGGATAA
- a CDS encoding Uma2 family endonuclease — translation MQLLETNTTQKRTYTPEEYLTLEETADYKSEYHDGEIIPMTSGTTNHNQIAGNFYKKFPLTIKEQKYRLFIGDVRLWIPATRRYVYPDVMVIQGKPIYQGKNTTTVTNPTIIVEVLSKSTEGYDKTDKFRFYRSIPTFQEYILIDQNAYYLEHYSKIGEKQWRFTEYDSEQDVISLSCVEFQFTLSELYEQVDFSEIEK, via the coding sequence ATGCAACTACTCGAAACTAACACAACCCAAAAACGCACTTATACCCCGGAAGAATACCTCACCCTTGAGGAAACCGCAGACTATAAAAGCGAATATCACGATGGAGAAATTATACCGATGACGAGTGGCACCACTAACCACAACCAAATTGCAGGAAACTTTTACAAAAAATTCCCTTTAACTATCAAAGAACAAAAATATCGGCTATTTATTGGGGACGTTCGCCTCTGGATACCCGCCACCCGACGCTATGTTTATCCTGATGTGATGGTAATCCAGGGAAAGCCTATTTACCAAGGAAAAAATACCACCACTGTCACTAACCCCACCATTATCGTCGAGGTTTTATCAAAATCAACCGAAGGTTACGATAAAACTGATAAATTTCGCTTTTATCGCTCTATTCCCACATTTCAAGAATATATTTTAATTGACCAAAATGCTTATTATTTGGAACACTATTCAAAAATCGGGGAAAAACAATGGAGATTTACCGAATATGACTCAGAGCAGGATGTGATCTCTCTGAGTTGTGTTGAATTCCAATTTACTTTAAGCGAACTTTATGAACAAGTAGATTTTTCGGAAATTGAAAAGTAG
- a CDS encoding fatty acid desaturase — translation MTSQVATSPENEPKLNGLTVAFFTAIHALALFAPWCFSWSALGITIFLHWFFGSIGICLGYHRLLSHRSFKVPQWLEYVITLIGVCALQGGPIFWVAGHRLHHAYTEDEDKDPYSARRGFWWSHMLWIFYPRQTFFDADHYKRFAPDLTRDPFYCWLDRYHLLLQIPIAVLLYSIGGWSWLVYGVFLRAVLLWHSTWFINSVTHMWGYRTFDTEDNSRNLWWAAIFTYGEGWHNNHHAYPNVAKAGWKWWEIDMTWWSIWVLKTVGLAQKVILPPTQRATET, via the coding sequence ATGACATCTCAAGTCGCAACTTCACCGGAAAATGAACCGAAGTTAAACGGTTTAACAGTTGCGTTTTTCACTGCTATCCATGCTTTAGCATTATTCGCGCCTTGGTGTTTTTCTTGGTCAGCTTTAGGAATCACAATATTTCTACACTGGTTTTTTGGCAGTATTGGTATTTGTTTAGGCTACCATCGTTTATTAAGCCATCGCAGTTTTAAAGTTCCCCAATGGTTAGAATATGTAATTACTTTAATTGGGGTTTGTGCATTACAAGGAGGCCCGATTTTTTGGGTCGCCGGACACCGTTTGCATCATGCTTATACCGAAGATGAAGATAAAGATCCTTACTCCGCCCGCCGAGGATTTTGGTGGAGTCATATGTTATGGATTTTCTACCCTCGTCAAACCTTTTTTGATGCTGACCATTACAAACGATTTGCCCCTGATTTAACACGAGATCCGTTTTATTGTTGGTTAGATCGTTATCATCTGTTACTGCAAATTCCCATTGCTGTGCTACTGTATAGCATTGGTGGCTGGTCATGGTTGGTGTATGGTGTATTTTTACGGGCTGTGTTGTTATGGCATAGTACCTGGTTTATTAACTCCGTGACCCATATGTGGGGATACCGCACCTTTGACACTGAGGATAATTCTCGGAATCTTTGGTGGGCGGCAATTTTCACCTATGGAGAAGGATGGCATAATAACCATCACGCCTATCCTAATGTGGCGAAAGCGGGCTGGAAATGGTGGGAAATTGATATGACTTGGTGGTCAATTTGGGTATTAAAAACCGTTGGTTTAGCCCAAAAAGTGATTTTACCTCCAACTCAACGGGCGACGGAAACCTAA